A single region of the Plantactinospora soyae genome encodes:
- a CDS encoding urease accessory protein UreD, giving the protein MRARARIVAVADPVRGTRLAALRGEPPLLPRRTSPSDSNGEVQLHLVGGAAGPLGGDDLRIEIEVGPGARLCVRSVAASLALPGPTGGGSRLHITARVAAGGRLRWLPEPLIGAAGCDHRTVTSIALAEGAALLWREELVCGRYAEPVGDVRIETTLRYGGRTLLRNDLSVGPRASGWSGAAVLDGARAVGSVLLVEPAWSGAAWSEFTSSGPAPYDSAARPDGARAGARDVTAARSAAAVLPLAGGPAALVSAVGSDPRSVRAHLDRLSPVGAAPEPVTPGRAGPGG; this is encoded by the coding sequence ATGCGGGCGCGGGCCCGGATCGTGGCCGTGGCCGACCCGGTCCGGGGTACCCGGCTGGCGGCGCTGCGCGGCGAACCGCCGCTGCTGCCGCGACGCACCTCGCCGTCGGACTCGAACGGTGAGGTGCAGCTGCATCTGGTCGGTGGGGCCGCCGGACCACTCGGTGGCGACGACCTCCGGATCGAGATCGAGGTCGGTCCGGGCGCCCGGCTCTGCGTACGGAGTGTCGCCGCCTCGCTGGCGCTGCCCGGTCCGACGGGAGGCGGGTCCCGGCTGCACATCACCGCCCGGGTGGCGGCCGGCGGTCGCCTGCGCTGGCTTCCCGAGCCGTTGATCGGGGCGGCCGGTTGTGACCATCGCACGGTCACCAGCATCGCGCTCGCCGAGGGGGCCGCCCTGCTCTGGCGCGAGGAACTGGTCTGCGGCCGGTACGCCGAGCCGGTCGGCGACGTACGGATCGAGACGACTTTGCGGTACGGCGGCCGTACCCTGCTCCGCAACGATCTCTCGGTCGGGCCGCGCGCGTCCGGCTGGTCCGGTGCGGCGGTGCTCGACGGCGCCCGCGCGGTGGGCTCGGTCCTGCTGGTCGAGCCCGCCTGGTCCGGGGCCGCCTGGTCCGAGTTCACCTCGTCCGGCCCGGCCCCGTACGACTCGGCGGCCCGGCCGGACGGCGCCCGCGCCGGGGCCCGCGACGTCACGGCGGCCCGCTCGGCGGCGGCCGTGCTGCCGTTGGCCGGCGGCCCGGCGGCGCTGGTCAGTGCGGTCGGGTCCGACCCGCGTAGCGTGCGCGCACACCTCGACCGGTTGTCGCCCGTCGGGGCCGCGCCGGAGCCGGTGACCCCGGGCCGGGCCGGGCCCGGGGGTTAG
- the ureG gene encoding urease accessory protein UreG, translating to MRQTGTGQPGHGTAAHQHPGDEVPHTHPEPGVDPHAPLAAPAPGTARPVRLGIGGPVGSGKTALVAALCRALADELALAVVTNDIYTTEDADFLLRNGVLPADRIRAVETGCCPHTAIRDDISANLDAVEDLEVSLGPLDLVLVESGGDNLTATFSRGLVDHQVFVVDVAGGDKVPRKGGPGVTSADLLVINKTDLAPLVGADLSVMARDASARRGDLPTVFLSLVEDPSAKKVADWVRGLLPVRTDRPDGSAELVP from the coding sequence GTGCGGCAGACCGGAACCGGGCAGCCCGGGCACGGAACCGCTGCACACCAGCATCCTGGCGACGAGGTGCCGCACACGCATCCCGAACCCGGCGTCGACCCGCACGCGCCGCTGGCCGCCCCGGCCCCCGGTACGGCCCGGCCGGTCCGGCTCGGCATCGGCGGCCCGGTCGGCTCGGGCAAGACCGCGCTGGTCGCGGCGCTCTGCCGGGCGCTGGCCGACGAGCTTGCGCTGGCCGTGGTCACCAACGACATCTACACCACCGAGGACGCGGACTTCCTGCTCCGCAACGGCGTACTGCCGGCCGACCGGATCCGGGCGGTGGAGACGGGCTGCTGCCCGCACACCGCGATCCGGGACGACATCTCGGCCAATCTGGACGCGGTGGAGGACCTGGAGGTGAGCCTCGGTCCGCTCGACCTCGTCCTGGTGGAGAGCGGTGGCGACAACCTGACCGCCACCTTCAGCCGGGGACTGGTGGACCACCAGGTCTTCGTGGTCGACGTGGCCGGCGGGGACAAGGTCCCGCGCAAGGGCGGCCCGGGCGTCACCTCCGCCGACCTACTGGTGATCAACAAGACCGATCTGGCTCCACTGGTCGGCGCCGACCTGTCGGTGATGGCCCGGGATGCCAGCGCCCGCCGGGGCGACCTCCCCACCGTCTTCCTCTCCCTGGTCGAGGACCCGTCGGCGAAGAAGGTCGCGGACTGGGTCCGGGGACTGCTGCCGGTCCGGACCGATCGGCCGGACGGATCCGCGGAACTCGTGCCCTGA
- a CDS encoding urease accessory protein UreF, whose product MTGLATLLVLADGRLPAGGHAHSGGLEAAVSSGRLRDLTGLSRFLRGRLATSGRVTAAFTAAACAAGHEDVDRHRLDALDEGVDARIPSPALRRASRVQGRALLRAGRAIWSADPAQRDRHHPVALGIVAAAAGLPPVQAAVAGAYGTVSGPASAAVRLLGLDPYGVHALLAELADECDRLAATAAARAGDPVDLLPADSAPLLEIGAEVHANWEVRLFAS is encoded by the coding sequence GTGACCGGACTCGCCACCCTGCTGGTACTCGCCGACGGGCGACTGCCGGCGGGCGGGCACGCCCACTCCGGCGGCCTGGAGGCGGCGGTGAGCAGCGGCCGGCTCCGGGACCTCACCGGGCTGTCCCGGTTCCTCCGGGGTCGGCTCGCCACCTCCGGTCGGGTCACCGCCGCGTTCACCGCCGCCGCCTGCGCCGCCGGGCACGAGGACGTCGACCGGCACCGGCTCGACGCGCTGGACGAGGGTGTCGACGCCCGCATCCCGTCCCCGGCACTGCGCCGGGCGTCCCGGGTACAGGGCCGTGCCCTGCTCCGCGCCGGCCGGGCGATCTGGTCGGCCGATCCGGCACAGCGGGACCGGCACCATCCGGTGGCACTCGGCATCGTGGCGGCGGCGGCCGGACTGCCCCCGGTGCAGGCGGCGGTCGCCGGGGCGTACGGGACGGTCAGCGGACCGGCCAGCGCGGCCGTACGGCTGCTCGGCCTCGACCCGTACGGCGTGCACGCCCTGCTCGCCGAGCTGGCCGACGAGTGCGACCGGCTCGCCGCCACCGCCGCCGCGCGGGCCGGTGACCCGGTCGACCTGCTCCCCGCCGACTCCGCCCCGCTGCTGGAGATCGGTGCCGAAGTACACGCGAACTGGGAGGTGCGTCTCTTTGCATCCTGA
- a CDS encoding urease subunit alpha, producing the protein MTTMDRRRYAALYGPTVGDRIRLADTNLLIEVEQDHCGYGDEAVFGGGKVIRESMGQSLVTRADGAPDTVITGALVLDHWGVVKADVGIRDGRIVALGKAGNPDTMDGVHPELVIGPGTEIIAGNGKILTAGAIDSHVHLICPQILETALASGITTIIGGGTGPAEGTKATTVTPNPWYLGRMLEALDPWPINVLLLGKGNTVSEESMWEQLRGGAGGFKLHEDWGTTPAAIDACLRVADASGVQVAIHTDTLNEAGFVEDTLRAIAGRSIHAYHTEGAGGGHAPDIITVAGEPNVLPSSTNPTRPYTRNTLDEHLDMLMVCHHLNPTVPEDLAFAESRIRPSTMAAEDVLHDLGAISMIGSDSQAMGRVGEVVLRTWQTAHVMKARRGALPGDGAADNLRARRYVAKYTICPAVAHGIDGEVGSVEPGKLADLVLWDPAFFGVRPHLVVKGGMIALGQMGDANASIPTPQPMLPRPMFGAYGVVPAATSLAFVAPAAIDALLADRIGIRRTLAPVVDTRSRGKADLPLNDALPRIEVEPDTFTVRIDGAVVEPEPAVELPMAQRYFLF; encoded by the coding sequence GTGACCACGATGGACCGGCGCCGGTACGCCGCGCTGTACGGCCCCACCGTCGGCGACCGGATCCGGCTCGCCGACACCAACCTGCTGATCGAGGTGGAACAGGACCACTGCGGGTACGGCGACGAGGCGGTGTTCGGCGGCGGCAAGGTGATCCGCGAGTCCATGGGCCAGTCCCTGGTGACCCGCGCGGACGGCGCTCCCGACACGGTGATCACCGGCGCGCTGGTGCTCGACCACTGGGGCGTGGTCAAGGCCGACGTCGGGATCCGGGACGGCCGGATCGTGGCGCTCGGCAAGGCCGGCAACCCGGACACCATGGACGGGGTCCACCCCGAACTGGTGATCGGGCCCGGCACCGAGATCATCGCCGGCAACGGAAAGATCCTGACCGCCGGGGCGATCGACAGCCACGTACACCTGATCTGCCCGCAGATCCTGGAGACCGCGCTGGCCAGCGGAATCACCACGATCATCGGCGGCGGCACCGGCCCGGCCGAGGGGACCAAGGCGACCACGGTGACGCCGAATCCCTGGTACCTGGGGCGGATGCTGGAGGCGCTCGACCCCTGGCCGATAAACGTGCTGCTGCTCGGCAAGGGCAACACGGTCAGCGAAGAGTCGATGTGGGAGCAGTTGCGGGGCGGCGCCGGCGGCTTCAAGCTGCACGAGGACTGGGGCACCACCCCCGCCGCGATCGACGCCTGCCTGCGGGTCGCGGACGCGTCCGGGGTGCAGGTCGCGATCCACACCGACACGCTGAACGAGGCCGGGTTCGTCGAGGACACCCTGCGGGCCATCGCCGGCCGGTCGATCCACGCGTACCACACCGAGGGGGCGGGCGGCGGGCACGCACCGGACATCATCACGGTGGCCGGGGAGCCGAACGTGCTGCCCTCGTCGACCAACCCGACCCGGCCGTACACCCGGAACACCCTGGACGAGCACCTGGACATGCTGATGGTCTGCCATCACCTCAACCCGACGGTGCCGGAGGACCTGGCGTTCGCGGAGAGCCGGATCCGGCCGAGCACGATGGCCGCCGAGGACGTCCTGCACGACCTCGGCGCGATCTCGATGATCGGGTCGGACTCGCAGGCGATGGGCCGGGTCGGCGAGGTCGTGCTGCGTACCTGGCAGACCGCACACGTGATGAAGGCCCGGCGGGGTGCGCTGCCCGGCGACGGCGCGGCGGACAACCTGCGGGCCCGCCGCTACGTGGCGAAGTACACCATCTGCCCGGCGGTCGCGCACGGCATCGACGGCGAGGTCGGCTCGGTCGAGCCGGGCAAGCTCGCCGACCTGGTGCTCTGGGACCCGGCGTTCTTCGGGGTACGGCCGCACCTGGTGGTCAAGGGCGGCATGATCGCGCTCGGCCAGATGGGTGACGCCAACGCCTCGATCCCGACGCCGCAGCCGATGCTGCCCCGGCCGATGTTCGGCGCGTACGGCGTGGTGCCGGCCGCGACCAGCCTCGCCTTCGTGGCACCGGCCGCCATCGACGCGCTGCTCGCCGACCGGATCGGTATCCGGCGCACCCTGGCTCCGGTGGTCGACACCCGCTCCCGGGGCAAGGCCGACCTGCCGCTGAACGACGCGCTGCCCCGCATCGAGGTCGAACCGGACACCTTCACGGTACGCATCGACGGTGCGGTCGTGGAGCCGGAGCCGGCGGTCGAGTTGCCGATGGCCCAGCGCTACTTCCTCTTCTGA
- a CDS encoding urease subunit beta → MIPGELLPGTGDVTLNPGRPVRTLAVVNTADRPVQVGSHYHFAEANPALEFDRPAAWGHRLAIPAGTSVRFEPGIDRDVDLVPLGGARVVPGLRGECAGPLDRPAPGPAAETDEGSAGEDR, encoded by the coding sequence ATGATCCCCGGCGAACTGCTCCCCGGAACGGGCGACGTAACGCTCAACCCCGGCCGGCCCGTCCGGACCCTGGCCGTCGTCAACACCGCTGACCGGCCGGTCCAGGTCGGTTCGCACTACCACTTCGCCGAGGCGAACCCGGCGCTGGAGTTCGACCGCCCGGCCGCCTGGGGCCATCGGCTGGCGATCCCGGCCGGCACGTCGGTGCGGTTCGAGCCGGGCATCGACCGGGACGTCGACCTGGTTCCCCTCGGCGGCGCCCGGGTCGTACCCGGACTGCGCGGCGAGTGCGCCGGACCGCTGGACCGGCCCGCCCCGGGCCCGGCCGCCGAGACCGACGAGGGCTCCGCCGGGGAGGACAGGTGA
- a CDS encoding urease subunit gamma produces the protein MFLTRHEQERLMVHVAADLAWRRRERGLRLNHPEAVAVITAFLLESARDGRTVSELMETGRNVLSRDDVLDGVPEMIAEVQVEATFPDGTKLVTVHEPIS, from the coding sequence ATGTTCCTCACCCGTCACGAGCAAGAACGGCTGATGGTCCATGTCGCGGCCGATCTCGCCTGGCGTCGGCGCGAGCGCGGACTGCGGCTCAACCATCCGGAGGCGGTCGCCGTGATCACGGCGTTCCTGCTGGAGAGCGCCCGGGACGGACGTACCGTCTCCGAGCTGATGGAGACCGGGCGCAACGTGCTCAGCCGCGACGACGTACTCGACGGTGTTCCGGAGATGATCGCGGAGGTGCAGGTGGAGGCGACCTTCCCGGACGGCACGAAACTGGTGACCGTACACGAGCCGATTTCGTGA
- a CDS encoding ABC transporter ATP-binding protein, with protein sequence MTTAISVSGVVKSFGRSRALDGLDLRVDVGEVHGFLGPNGAGKSTTIRVLLGLLRADAGQVSLLGGHPWRDAVALHRRLAYVPGDVNLWPNLTGGEAIDLFGALRGGLDKRRRDDLLERFQLDPTKKARTYSKGNRQKVAVVAAFASDVELYILDEPTSGLDPLMEAVFQECVREVKRDGRTVLLSSHIFSEVEALCDRVSIIRQGRTVESGTLSQLRHLTRTAISVETARPITGLVELPGVHDAQVDGAHATFDVDAGELDRVLQHLHRFELRALTSSPPTLEELFMRHYGNQEPRAELAGV encoded by the coding sequence ATGACTACTGCGATCTCGGTCTCCGGCGTAGTGAAGTCCTTCGGCCGGAGCCGTGCACTGGACGGGCTGGACCTGCGCGTCGACGTCGGCGAGGTCCACGGGTTCCTGGGCCCGAACGGCGCCGGGAAGTCGACGACGATCCGGGTACTGCTGGGGCTGCTGCGCGCCGACGCCGGCCAGGTCAGCCTGCTCGGCGGGCATCCGTGGCGGGACGCCGTGGCGCTGCACCGCCGGCTGGCGTACGTGCCCGGCGACGTCAACCTGTGGCCGAACCTCACCGGCGGCGAGGCGATCGACCTCTTCGGGGCGCTCCGTGGCGGCCTGGACAAGCGGCGCCGGGACGACCTCCTGGAGCGGTTCCAGCTCGACCCGACCAAGAAGGCGCGGACGTACTCGAAGGGGAACCGGCAGAAGGTCGCCGTCGTCGCCGCGTTCGCCTCCGACGTCGAGCTGTACATCCTCGACGAGCCGACCTCCGGGCTGGACCCGCTGATGGAGGCGGTCTTCCAGGAGTGCGTACGCGAGGTCAAACGGGACGGCCGGACGGTACTGCTCTCCAGCCACATCTTCTCCGAGGTGGAGGCGCTCTGCGACCGGGTGAGCATCATCCGGCAGGGCCGGACGGTCGAGTCCGGCACCCTCTCGCAGTTGCGCCACCTGACCCGTACGGCGATCTCGGTGGAGACCGCCCGGCCGATCACCGGCCTGGTCGAACTGCCCGGCGTGCACGACGCCCAGGTGGACGGTGCGCACGCGACGTTCGACGTCGACGCCGGGGAACTGGACCGGGTGCTCCAGCACCTGCACCGGTTCGAGCTGCGTGCGCTGACCAGTTCCCCGCCGACGCTGGAGGAACTGTTCATGCGGCACTACGGCAACCAGGAACCCCGCGCGGAACTGGCCGGCGTGTGA
- a CDS encoding ABC transporter permease — translation MGGTLTGTARLARLALRRDRVQLPLWILGTTVLLSGTYAAAQEQFPTEADRLTVLRTAVETPAILMLRNVPTGTSNGEMIAFQIFPFLVVTAGFMSTLAVVRHTRQNEETGRTEMVSSMVVGRHASLAAAMIVTAGANLVLAGLLALTLLGNGEPTAGSLTLGLAVGAGGLAFAAIAAVAAQVSQTARAANGIAAAAIGAAYLVRGLGDALGEIQPSGYTMTTAWPSWLSPIGWTTLTQPFAGNRWWVLGLPLALAAAGTWLAFALTNRRDIGMGMIAARPGPAKAVPGLLSPLGLAWRLQRGTLLGWAIAIGLFGVTIGSLSGAVEAAFDGNEGATRTIRELGGDGSLIDSFYSAMLAIIGAMVAGYVVQALLRVRAEEVGGRAEPTLATGVGRLRWLGSHLVVTVFGAVLLLAIAGISAGLVAGVSAGNTGDRLADLTIAALAQLAPALIMVGFVLAVFGLVPRLTVGIGWAGFAIALIFGQLGELLNLPQAVRDISPFSHVPALPAGEASVTPLVLLAVVAVALGAAGMALFRRRDLAL, via the coding sequence ATGGGCGGCACCCTCACCGGCACCGCCCGGCTCGCCCGGCTCGCGTTGCGCCGCGACCGCGTACAACTGCCACTCTGGATCCTCGGTACGACGGTGCTGCTCTCCGGCACGTACGCCGCCGCACAGGAGCAGTTCCCGACCGAGGCTGACCGGCTCACTGTGCTGCGTACCGCCGTCGAGACCCCGGCGATCCTGATGCTGCGCAACGTCCCCACCGGGACCAGCAACGGCGAGATGATCGCGTTCCAGATCTTCCCCTTCCTGGTCGTGACGGCCGGCTTCATGAGCACCCTCGCCGTGGTCCGGCACACCCGCCAGAACGAGGAGACCGGCCGTACCGAGATGGTCAGCTCGATGGTGGTCGGCCGGCACGCCAGCCTGGCGGCGGCGATGATCGTCACGGCCGGCGCCAACCTGGTGCTGGCCGGACTGCTCGCGCTCACCCTGCTGGGCAACGGCGAGCCGACCGCCGGCTCCCTCACGCTCGGCCTGGCGGTCGGCGCCGGTGGCCTGGCCTTCGCCGCGATCGCGGCGGTCGCCGCCCAGGTCAGCCAGACCGCGCGGGCGGCCAACGGGATCGCCGCCGCCGCGATCGGCGCCGCCTACCTGGTACGCGGACTCGGCGACGCGCTCGGCGAGATCCAGCCGAGCGGGTACACCATGACCACGGCCTGGCCGAGCTGGCTGTCCCCGATCGGCTGGACGACCCTGACCCAGCCGTTCGCCGGAAACCGCTGGTGGGTGCTCGGGCTGCCGCTGGCGCTCGCCGCCGCCGGAACCTGGCTGGCCTTCGCGTTGACGAACCGCCGGGACATCGGGATGGGCATGATCGCCGCCCGGCCCGGACCGGCGAAGGCCGTCCCCGGACTGCTCAGCCCGCTCGGCCTGGCCTGGCGGTTGCAGCGCGGCACGCTGCTGGGCTGGGCCATCGCGATCGGCCTGTTCGGGGTGACCATCGGCTCCCTGTCCGGCGCGGTCGAGGCGGCGTTCGACGGCAACGAGGGCGCGACCCGGACCATCCGGGAACTCGGCGGCGACGGCAGTCTGATCGACTCGTTCTACTCCGCGATGCTGGCCATCATCGGCGCGATGGTCGCCGGCTACGTGGTCCAGGCGCTGCTCCGGGTCCGCGCCGAGGAGGTCGGTGGCCGGGCGGAACCCACCCTCGCGACCGGCGTCGGCCGACTGCGCTGGCTGGGCAGCCACCTGGTCGTCACGGTGTTCGGCGCGGTGCTGCTACTGGCGATCGCCGGGATCTCCGCCGGCCTGGTGGCCGGAGTCAGCGCGGGGAACACCGGCGACCGGCTGGCCGACCTGACCATCGCCGCCCTGGCGCAGCTCGCGCCGGCACTGATCATGGTCGGGTTCGTCCTGGCGGTCTTCGGGCTGGTGCCCCGGCTGACCGTCGGGATCGGCTGGGCCGGGTTCGCGATCGCCCTGATCTTCGGCCAGCTCGGCGAGCTGCTGAACCTGCCGCAGGCGGTCCGCGACATCTCCCCGTTCAGCCACGTCCCGGCGCTGCCGGCCGGCGAGGCCAGCGTAACGCCGCTGGTGCTGCTGGCCGTGGTGGCGGTGGCGCTGGGCGCGGCCGGAATGGCCCTGTTCCGCCGCCGCGACCTCGCCCTCTGA
- a CDS encoding GbsR/MarR family transcriptional regulator, protein MMMTRTEGQRDEEAVRRFVEQFALTFSDLGVPRMPARVLAALMVTDQPGLTAGEISEGLGVSLAAVSGAVRYLQHVGLAVREPVPNSRRDRYRALGDAWYAQSIRDGLYQKLADMMHQGVLAVGDETSPSGERLAEMRDFLLFVQAEMGVLFERWDKLRQARREQQAEHS, encoded by the coding sequence ATGATGATGACCCGAACCGAGGGCCAGCGGGACGAGGAAGCGGTCCGTCGCTTCGTCGAGCAGTTCGCGCTGACCTTCAGCGATCTGGGCGTACCCCGGATGCCGGCCCGGGTGCTGGCCGCGCTGATGGTGACCGACCAGCCCGGACTCACCGCCGGCGAGATCAGCGAGGGGCTCGGGGTCAGCCTGGCCGCCGTCTCCGGAGCGGTGCGCTATCTCCAGCACGTCGGCCTGGCGGTCCGCGAGCCGGTGCCCAACTCCCGGCGGGACCGCTACCGCGCCCTCGGCGACGCCTGGTACGCACAGAGCATCCGGGACGGGCTCTACCAGAAGCTCGCCGACATGATGCACCAGGGCGTACTGGCCGTCGGCGACGAGACCTCGCCGTCGGGCGAGCGACTGGCCGAGATGCGGGACTTCCTGCTCTTCGTCCAGGCGGAGATGGGCGTGCTCTTCGAGCGCTGGGACAAGCTCCGCCAGGCGAGACGGGAACAGCAGGCAGAACACTCCTGA